A genomic window from Variovorax paradoxus includes:
- a CDS encoding PulJ/GspJ family protein: MLAPRSRGFTLIELLVAIAVMALLSLISWRGLDSMSRATTQNQQRADAVLTLQATLAQWGADLDAVTTLAQTRPIDWDGRVLRLTRRGSDDAAPSVQVVAWMLKSDSDGVRWRRWQSQPFTTRGEWQQAWNFAAAWAQDGGASAAGGGYSDVPLVPASNWQLYFFRDNTWVPASQLPAVAPNPNNPAGPVVAMPDGVRLVITLPPGDGLSGTLTRDWVKPTVGSAKSS, from the coding sequence ATGCTCGCCCCCAGGTCCCGCGGCTTCACGCTGATCGAACTGCTCGTCGCCATCGCAGTGATGGCCCTGCTCTCGCTCATCAGCTGGCGCGGGCTCGACAGCATGTCCCGCGCCACCACGCAGAACCAGCAGCGCGCCGATGCCGTCCTCACGCTACAGGCCACGCTCGCGCAGTGGGGCGCCGACCTCGATGCCGTGACCACGCTCGCGCAGACCCGCCCGATCGACTGGGACGGCCGCGTGCTGCGGCTCACGCGCCGTGGCAGCGACGACGCGGCGCCTTCGGTGCAGGTGGTGGCCTGGATGCTGAAGTCCGACTCCGACGGCGTGCGCTGGCGGCGCTGGCAATCGCAGCCCTTCACCACGCGCGGCGAGTGGCAGCAGGCCTGGAACTTCGCCGCCGCCTGGGCACAGGACGGCGGCGCGAGCGCAGCCGGAGGCGGCTACAGCGACGTGCCGCTGGTGCCAGCCAGCAACTGGCAGCTCTATTTCTTCCGCGACAACACCTGGGTGCCGGCCAGCCAGTTGCCCGCCGTCGCGCCCAACCCCAACAATCCCGCGGGCCCCGTCGTCGCCATGCCCGACGGCGTGCGCCTCGTCATCACGCTACCGCCCGGAGACGGCCTCTCGGGCACTCTCACGCGCGACTGGGTCAAGCCGACCGTCGGATCGGCGAAATCATCATGA
- a CDS encoding prepilin-type N-terminal cleavage/methylation domain-containing protein translates to MPTSAAGNSGSGALRRNRYPRPHIHPTRGFTLLELIVVIAIIAIATAAVSFAIRDTNAAKLDREADRLAALLESARAQSRASGIVVRWRPVEGSFVFDGLPPGALPANWAAEGITAQTSLANGTLVPALQLGPDPIIAAQQVMLYSAGPPARALRIATDGVRPFTVSAVQ, encoded by the coding sequence ATGCCGACATCGGCAGCTGGCAATAGCGGCTCGGGCGCGCTGCGCCGCAACCGGTATCCACGCCCCCACATCCACCCGACCCGCGGCTTCACGCTGCTGGAGCTGATCGTGGTGATTGCCATCATCGCGATCGCCACCGCCGCCGTCAGCTTCGCGATACGCGACACCAACGCCGCCAAGCTCGACCGCGAAGCCGACCGGCTCGCCGCCCTGCTCGAATCGGCCCGCGCCCAGTCGCGCGCCAGCGGCATCGTGGTGCGGTGGCGGCCCGTCGAGGGCAGCTTCGTGTTCGACGGCCTCCCGCCTGGCGCACTGCCCGCCAACTGGGCCGCCGAGGGCATCACCGCACAGACCTCTCTCGCCAACGGCACGCTGGTTCCCGCGCTGCAACTCGGGCCCGATCCGATCATCGCGGCGCAGCAGGTCATGCTCTATTCCGCCGGCCCGCCCGCGCGCGCATTACGCATCGCGACCGACGGCGTTCGCCCCTTCACCGTTTCGGCCGTGCAATGA
- a CDS encoding type II secretion system protein N — translation MTSPYSAARWHAPLATTGLWALAAGAAVFWALRLASPTDAVAAAATMPRPSVTADSDAVARLLGVLPASRTAQVAPEAASRFALSGVVADPSKQGAALISIDGKPPRPFRVGSSVGDNYVLQSVGLRSATIGTQADGPAAFTLQLPVRAPISVSSPGLPAVPMSAPPGPLPATMPAVVAPPQLPQQQQQPGGPPPQQAPAQ, via the coding sequence ATGACAAGTCCCTACTCAGCCGCTCGCTGGCATGCCCCACTTGCAACGACGGGGCTTTGGGCGCTGGCGGCCGGTGCCGCGGTGTTCTGGGCGCTGCGCCTGGCTTCGCCGACCGACGCCGTGGCGGCGGCCGCGACGATGCCGCGGCCTTCGGTGACGGCCGATTCGGATGCGGTGGCCCGGTTGCTGGGCGTGCTGCCCGCGTCACGCACCGCTCAGGTGGCGCCCGAAGCGGCCAGCCGCTTTGCGCTGTCGGGTGTGGTGGCCGACCCTTCGAAGCAGGGGGCCGCGTTAATCTCCATCGATGGCAAGCCGCCGCGGCCGTTCCGTGTCGGTTCGTCGGTCGGCGACAACTATGTGCTGCAGTCAGTGGGCCTGCGCTCGGCGACCATCGGCACGCAGGCCGACGGCCCGGCGGCGTTCACGCTGCAATTGCCGGTGCGCGCGCCGATCAGTGTTTCCAGCCCCGGGTTGCCGGCAGTGCCTATGTCTGCGCCGCCTGGGCCTCTGCCTGCGACGATGCCCGCCGTGGTGGCCCCGCCGCAGTTGCCGCAGCAACAGCAGCAACCGGGTGGACCGCCGCCGCAACAGGCACCCGCGCAGTAG
- the gspN gene encoding type II secretion system protein N, with protein MLTRPPISEPRPRRGWRWALLGITVGALLAVVLFAPARWLSAALSNWSHGRLVLANPRGTVWNGTAAVVFASGAGGAQAVSLPGLLHWRMRPGWSGISASLDLPCCAAQPLELKASPRAGGMQLAWQDSRSRWPATLLTGLGAPWNTLKLEGALDLSTKAFSMQWDGPALRVAGQATLDATDVSSSLSTLRPMGSYRLTLEGGTRPTLLLSTREGSLELNGSGSWNGTSFRFNGEASAAPGREDALSNLLNIIGRRENARSIITLG; from the coding sequence ATGCTGACCCGCCCTCCGATCTCCGAACCCCGGCCGCGCCGCGGCTGGCGCTGGGCTCTGCTCGGCATCACGGTCGGCGCGCTGCTGGCGGTGGTGCTGTTTGCGCCGGCGCGCTGGCTGTCGGCCGCACTGTCGAACTGGAGCCATGGCCGCCTCGTGCTGGCCAACCCACGCGGAACCGTCTGGAACGGCACGGCCGCCGTGGTCTTCGCCAGCGGCGCCGGCGGCGCGCAGGCGGTGTCGCTGCCCGGCCTGCTGCACTGGCGCATGCGCCCGGGCTGGAGCGGCATCTCCGCCAGCCTCGATCTGCCCTGCTGCGCCGCGCAGCCGCTTGAACTCAAGGCCAGTCCGCGCGCGGGCGGCATGCAGCTCGCATGGCAGGACAGCCGCTCGCGCTGGCCCGCCACCCTGCTCACCGGCCTGGGCGCCCCCTGGAACACGCTCAAGCTCGAAGGCGCGCTCGACCTGTCCACCAAGGCCTTCTCGATGCAGTGGGACGGCCCCGCGCTGCGCGTTGCAGGCCAGGCCACGCTCGACGCCACCGATGTTTCCTCCAGCCTGTCGACCCTGCGGCCGATGGGCAGCTACCGGCTCACGCTCGAAGGCGGCACCCGCCCCACGCTGCTGCTCAGCACACGCGAGGGCAGCCTCGAACTGAACGGCAGCGGCAGCTGGAACGGCACTTCCTTCCGCTTCAACGGCGAAGCCAGTGCCGCGCCCGGCCGCGAAGACGCGCTTTCCAATTTGTTGAACATCATCGGACGGCGCGAGAACGCGCGTTCGATCATCACCCTGGGTTGA
- the gspD gene encoding type II secretion system secretin GspD — protein MMKPLFSTGTVALAVRVLIAATFLQGAPAAFAQTGDAPRRGEPITLNFSNADIEAVARTMAVVTGRDVVVDPRVKGTMNLVTDRAIQPAAAFNQFASALRLQGFAVVEADGLYKVVPEADAKLQSSTVNTSISATASSGSNQIVTQIFRLNYESPNNLLPVLRPLIPPNNTINVNPGNNSLVITDYADNMRRLARIIASLDVPNASDIEVIQLKHSVATDMVPLVQRLVDGGGSGAPGGAAPGATDASFRTTLMADPRSNSLILRAANPARVALVRTLVEKLDRAPTESSNGVAGNIYVVYLKNADAVRLAATLRAAMAANQQNTTPGAAGAAGGGATPQQSAPQAMQVNLNSGGSQSGGSAAANAPLNNANQPSTGGQIQADPTTNSLIITAPEPQYRQMRAVIDKLDGRRAQVMIEALIVEVNATKAAKFGVQWQSALGNNAVIGTNSSLNGGNILALTQALATKDASGLATSVQSGLNLGIAGKIGGQYILGAVANFFSNDNDANVLSTPNLLTLDNEEAKIVIGQNVPFPTGSYASTSGSVGVNPFTTVERKDVGLTLRVRPTINENGTVKMTIFQEISNVAPGTTTDPNGPTTNKRSLESSVLVEDGGLVMLGGLLSDTYGTNTEKVPFAGDIPVVGNLFKSENRSRVKNNLMMFLRPVVMRDATSTEAFAFDRYDQIRGLQQAAQPNTDNVMLRNVNAAPVLPESPPLGTSSNSRGGLREQGTQLIPPPALPADNRKLAPSTLRGALPPTADPVSTRELP, from the coding sequence ATGATGAAGCCACTGTTTTCGACCGGCACCGTCGCACTCGCCGTGCGCGTGCTGATCGCCGCCACGTTCCTGCAGGGCGCACCCGCCGCGTTCGCGCAGACCGGCGATGCGCCGCGCCGCGGCGAGCCGATCACGCTGAACTTCTCCAACGCCGACATCGAGGCCGTGGCCCGCACCATGGCGGTGGTCACGGGCCGAGACGTGGTGGTCGACCCGCGCGTCAAGGGCACGATGAACCTCGTCACCGACCGCGCCATCCAGCCGGCCGCCGCCTTCAACCAGTTCGCCTCGGCGCTGCGCCTGCAGGGCTTCGCGGTGGTGGAGGCCGACGGCCTCTACAAGGTGGTGCCCGAGGCCGACGCCAAGCTGCAGAGCAGCACCGTCAACACATCCATCAGCGCCACGGCGTCCAGCGGCAGCAACCAGATCGTCACGCAGATCTTCCGGCTCAACTACGAGTCGCCGAACAACCTGCTGCCGGTGCTGCGCCCGCTGATTCCGCCGAACAACACCATCAACGTGAACCCGGGCAACAACTCGCTCGTGATCACCGACTACGCCGACAACATGCGCCGGCTGGCGCGCATCATCGCGTCGCTCGACGTGCCGAACGCGTCCGACATCGAGGTCATCCAGCTCAAGCACTCGGTTGCCACCGACATGGTGCCGCTGGTGCAGCGCCTGGTCGACGGCGGCGGCTCCGGCGCCCCGGGCGGCGCCGCACCTGGCGCGACGGATGCGTCGTTCCGCACCACGCTCATGGCCGACCCGCGCAGCAACTCGCTGATCTTGCGCGCGGCCAATCCGGCGCGCGTGGCGCTGGTGCGCACGCTGGTCGAGAAGCTCGACCGCGCGCCGACAGAAAGCAGCAACGGCGTGGCCGGCAACATCTACGTGGTCTACCTGAAGAATGCCGACGCGGTGCGCCTCGCCGCCACGCTGCGCGCCGCGATGGCGGCAAACCAGCAGAACACAACGCCGGGCGCGGCCGGCGCCGCGGGTGGCGGTGCGACGCCCCAGCAGAGCGCGCCGCAAGCCATGCAGGTGAACCTGAACAGCGGCGGCAGCCAGAGCGGTGGCTCGGCGGCCGCCAACGCGCCGCTGAACAACGCCAACCAGCCCTCGACCGGTGGCCAGATCCAGGCCGACCCGACGACCAACTCGCTGATCATCACCGCGCCCGAGCCGCAATACCGCCAGATGCGCGCCGTGATCGACAAGCTCGACGGCCGGCGCGCGCAGGTCATGATCGAGGCGCTGATCGTCGAGGTCAACGCCACCAAGGCCGCCAAGTTCGGCGTGCAGTGGCAAAGCGCGCTGGGCAACAACGCCGTCATCGGCACCAACTCCTCCCTCAACGGCGGCAACATCCTGGCGCTGACCCAGGCGCTGGCCACCAAGGATGCCTCCGGCCTGGCAACGTCGGTCCAGTCTGGCCTGAATCTCGGCATTGCCGGCAAGATCGGCGGCCAGTACATCCTGGGCGCGGTGGCGAATTTCTTCAGCAACGACAACGACGCCAACGTGCTCTCGACGCCCAACCTGCTGACGCTGGACAACGAAGAAGCCAAGATCGTCATCGGCCAGAACGTGCCGTTCCCGACCGGCTCCTACGCCAGCACCTCGGGCTCGGTGGGCGTGAACCCGTTCACCACCGTCGAGCGCAAGGACGTCGGCCTCACCCTGCGCGTGCGTCCGACCATCAACGAGAACGGCACCGTGAAGATGACGATCTTCCAGGAGATCTCGAACGTCGCGCCCGGCACAACCACCGACCCCAACGGCCCCACCACCAACAAGCGCTCGCTCGAATCCAGCGTGCTGGTGGAAGACGGCGGGCTCGTCATGCTCGGCGGCCTGCTGTCGGACACCTACGGCACCAACACTGAAAAGGTGCCCTTCGCCGGCGACATCCCGGTGGTCGGCAACCTGTTCAAGAGCGAGAACCGCTCGCGCGTCAAGAACAACCTGATGATGTTCCTTCGCCCGGTGGTGATGCGCGACGCCACGTCGACCGAAGCCTTCGCATTCGATCGCTACGACCAGATCCGTGGCCTGCAGCAGGCGGCCCAGCCCAACACCGACAACGTGATGCTGCGCAACGTGAATGCCGCGCCCGTGCTGCCGGAGTCGCCGCCGTTGGGCACAAGCAGCAACAGCCGGGGTGGCCTGCGCGAGCAAGGCACCCAACTGATCCCGCCGCCCGCGCTGCCCGCCGACAACCGCAAGCTGGCGCCGAGCACCCTGCGCGGCGCCCTGCCGCCGACCGCCGACCCCGTGAGCACGCGCGAACTGCCTTGA
- a CDS encoding type II secretion system protein M, translated as MNFSEQLKAHWATLEVRERRMVYAAAALVALALLWWIALAPALRTLAAAPAEHAQLDAQLQQMATLQNRAKALQSQPRLNRDDALRALETSVRDSFGAGNAQLVTTGGDGAAAVSLRSAPAATVAQWLGQARGNAHAVPREVHLTRAPTAAPPAPSPGAKDTPKTPQVRWDGTVVMALPAAR; from the coding sequence ATGAATTTCAGCGAACAGCTCAAGGCCCACTGGGCCACCCTGGAGGTGCGCGAGCGCCGCATGGTCTACGCCGCCGCCGCACTCGTGGCACTGGCCTTGCTTTGGTGGATTGCGCTCGCCCCCGCGCTGCGCACGCTGGCCGCGGCACCGGCCGAACACGCGCAACTCGATGCGCAGCTGCAGCAGATGGCCACCTTGCAGAACCGCGCAAAGGCACTGCAATCGCAGCCGCGCCTGAACCGCGACGACGCGCTGCGCGCGCTCGAGACCTCGGTGCGCGACAGCTTCGGCGCCGGCAACGCGCAGCTCGTGACGACCGGCGGCGACGGCGCTGCTGCCGTCTCGCTGCGGTCCGCGCCCGCTGCCACCGTCGCCCAATGGCTTGGCCAGGCCCGCGGCAACGCGCATGCCGTGCCGCGCGAAGTCCACCTGACCCGCGCACCGACCGCAGCGCCGCCCGCACCGTCGCCCGGCGCAAAGGACACGCCGAAGACGCCGCAGGTCCGCTGGGACGGCACCGTCGTCATGGCGCTCCCCGCGGCGCGATGA
- the gspG gene encoding type II secretion system major pseudopilin GspG, with protein MNKFLRAATRTAQRGFTLIELMVVLVIIGVLAALIVPNVIERADDARVTAARTDINNLMQALKLYRLDNQRYPTAEQGLQALLTRPTTGPAAPNWKAYVEKLPNDPWGHPYQYMNPGIKGEIDVLSFGADGQSGGEGKNADIGSWQ; from the coding sequence ATGAACAAATTCCTCCGTGCCGCCACCCGCACCGCCCAACGCGGCTTCACGCTGATCGAACTGATGGTCGTGCTGGTCATCATCGGCGTGCTGGCGGCGCTCATCGTGCCGAACGTGATCGAGCGCGCCGACGACGCCCGCGTGACGGCCGCCCGCACCGACATCAACAACCTGATGCAGGCGCTCAAGCTCTACCGTCTGGACAACCAGCGCTACCCCACCGCCGAGCAGGGCCTGCAGGCGCTGCTCACGCGCCCGACCACCGGTCCGGCCGCACCCAACTGGAAGGCCTACGTCGAGAAGCTGCCCAACGACCCCTGGGGCCATCCGTACCAGTACATGAATCCGGGCATCAAGGGCGAGATCGACGTGCTCTCGTTCGGCGCCGACGGCCAGAGCGGCGGCGAGGGCAAGAATGCCGACATCGGCAGCTGGCAATAG
- a CDS encoding GspE/PulE family protein, protein MRYPLPYAFARSQQLLLEETDDGRYTLWMSSHPARSAVGEVSRKYGVQAFEVLADGALAQRISAAYAQGESSAAAVVSEVQNDADLSRMMQELPAVEDLLASAGDAPIIRMLNALLTQAARDGASDIHIEPYERTSSVRFRIDGTLREVVQPNRALHAALISRLKIMADLDISEKRLPQDGRISLRIGTRAVDVRVSTLPSAHGERAVLRLLDKSESKLTLESVGMQGDTLERFEKLISQPHGIILVTGPTGSGKTTTLYAALARLDASRSNIMTVEDPIEYELPGVGQTQINAKIELTFAKALRAILRQDPDVIMIGEIRDFETAQIAIQASLTGHLVLATLHTNDSVSAVTRLTDMGVEPFLLSSSLLGVLAQRLVRKVCTVCAGAGCEVCGQTGYQGRTGIFELLVADETVQGLIHSKAAESELLKAGARGGLRLMREDGERLVQAGVTSRAELLRVTRD, encoded by the coding sequence ATGCGCTACCCCCTGCCTTACGCCTTCGCACGCAGCCAACAGCTTTTGCTCGAGGAGACCGACGACGGCCGCTACACGCTGTGGATGTCGAGCCACCCGGCGCGCAGCGCGGTCGGCGAGGTGTCGCGCAAGTACGGCGTGCAGGCCTTCGAGGTGCTGGCCGACGGCGCGCTGGCGCAGCGCATCAGCGCGGCTTACGCGCAGGGCGAGTCGAGCGCCGCCGCGGTGGTGAGCGAAGTGCAGAACGACGCCGACCTCTCGCGCATGATGCAGGAGCTGCCCGCGGTCGAAGACTTGCTGGCGAGCGCTGGCGACGCGCCCATCATCCGCATGCTGAACGCGCTGCTCACGCAGGCCGCTCGAGACGGCGCCAGCGACATCCACATCGAGCCCTACGAACGCACCTCGTCCGTGCGCTTTCGCATCGACGGCACGCTGCGCGAAGTGGTGCAGCCCAACCGCGCGCTGCACGCCGCGCTGATATCGCGCCTGAAGATCATGGCCGACCTCGACATCTCCGAGAAGCGGCTGCCGCAGGACGGGCGCATCTCCTTGCGCATCGGCACGCGCGCGGTCGACGTGCGGGTGTCGACGCTGCCGAGCGCGCACGGCGAACGCGCCGTGCTGCGCCTGCTGGACAAGAGCGAATCGAAGCTCACGCTCGAATCGGTGGGCATGCAGGGCGACACGCTGGAGCGCTTCGAGAAGCTCATCTCGCAGCCGCACGGCATCATCCTCGTGACCGGCCCCACGGGCTCGGGCAAGACCACCACGCTGTACGCCGCGCTGGCCCGGCTCGACGCGAGCCGCAGCAACATCATGACGGTGGAAGACCCCATCGAGTACGAGCTGCCGGGCGTGGGCCAGACGCAGATCAACGCCAAGATCGAACTCACCTTCGCCAAGGCCCTGCGCGCGATCCTGCGGCAGGACCCGGACGTCATCATGATCGGCGAAATCCGCGACTTCGAGACTGCGCAGATCGCCATCCAGGCCTCGCTGACCGGTCACCTTGTGCTGGCCACGCTGCACACGAACGACTCGGTCAGTGCCGTCACGCGCCTGACCGACATGGGCGTGGAGCCTTTTCTTCTCAGCTCGTCGCTGCTGGGCGTGCTCGCGCAGCGCCTCGTGCGCAAGGTGTGCACAGTGTGTGCCGGCGCGGGCTGCGAAGTGTGCGGCCAGACCGGCTACCAGGGCCGCACCGGCATCTTCGAGCTGCTGGTGGCGGACGAAACCGTGCAAGGGCTGATCCACAGCAAGGCGGCCGAGAGCGAACTGCTCAAGGCCGGCGCGCGTGGCGGCCTGCGCCTGATGCGCGAAGACGGCGAACGGCTGGTGCAGGCCGGCGTCACTTCGCGCGCCGAGTTGCTGCGCGTCACGCGCGACTAA
- the gspL gene encoding type II secretion system protein GspL, with the protein MTPLLLIAPLPPADAAGEYDWAQAGDDGIALRDQGRALLALLPSSAEVMLGIPSVALSWHRVTLPKGSMGSASKLRAVLDGLLEEHLLDEPEALHFALEPDAKAGAPVWVAACNRIWLRSVVQGLEAAGRRVVRIVPEFAPQPVDGPPLLLVTGEPEAPQLTVCDADGVVSLPLAGAGLALSGGLPLDTAVITTEPAVAEAAEQLLERRVPIVQSPQRWLQAARTSWELAQFDLAATGRARAGKKFASVLQTLRYAPEWRAARWGVVVLLLTQLIGLNAWAWKERSALESKRQAAKAMLTQTFPSVKIVVDAPVQMQREVAALQQAVGDVAGSDFEPMVGALAANLPPGKVPSAVDYSAGQLRLRGLGLQPSEVSQITGALAPRGYNVRTEGDLLLVQAEANR; encoded by the coding sequence ATGACTCCCCTGCTGCTCATTGCCCCCCTCCCTCCGGCCGATGCCGCGGGCGAGTACGACTGGGCCCAGGCAGGCGACGACGGCATTGCATTGCGCGACCAGGGCCGCGCGTTGCTGGCGCTCCTGCCCTCGAGCGCTGAGGTCATGCTCGGCATTCCTTCCGTCGCGCTCTCGTGGCACCGTGTCACGCTGCCCAAGGGCAGCATGGGCAGCGCATCGAAGCTGCGCGCGGTGCTCGACGGCCTGCTCGAAGAGCACCTGCTCGACGAACCCGAAGCCCTGCACTTCGCGCTCGAACCCGATGCCAAGGCCGGCGCGCCCGTGTGGGTCGCGGCCTGCAATCGCATCTGGCTGCGCAGCGTCGTGCAAGGGCTCGAAGCGGCCGGGCGGCGCGTGGTGCGCATCGTCCCTGAGTTCGCGCCGCAGCCGGTCGACGGCCCGCCGCTGCTGCTGGTCACGGGCGAGCCCGAGGCGCCGCAGCTCACGGTGTGCGACGCCGACGGCGTGGTCTCGCTGCCGCTGGCTGGTGCGGGGCTGGCCCTGTCGGGCGGCCTGCCGCTGGACACCGCCGTCATCACCACCGAACCCGCCGTGGCCGAAGCAGCCGAGCAGCTGCTCGAACGCCGCGTGCCCATCGTTCAATCGCCGCAGCGCTGGCTGCAGGCCGCGCGCACGTCCTGGGAGCTCGCGCAGTTCGACCTCGCCGCGACCGGCCGCGCACGCGCCGGCAAGAAATTCGCGTCGGTCCTGCAAACACTGCGCTATGCGCCCGAGTGGCGTGCAGCGCGCTGGGGCGTGGTCGTGCTGCTGCTCACCCAGCTGATCGGCCTGAACGCCTGGGCCTGGAAGGAACGCAGCGCGCTCGAATCGAAACGCCAGGCCGCCAAGGCCATGCTGACCCAGACCTTCCCCTCGGTGAAGATCGTGGTCGACGCGCCGGTGCAGATGCAGCGCGAGGTTGCCGCGCTGCAGCAGGCCGTGGGCGACGTGGCGGGCAGCGACTTCGAACCCATGGTCGGCGCGCTCGCCGCCAACCTGCCGCCCGGCAAGGTGCCGAGCGCGGTCGACTACAGCGCCGGTCAGCTGCGCCTGCGCGGCCTCGGGCTGCAGCCGTCGGAGGTCTCGCAGATCACCGGCGCGCTGGCGCCGCGCGGCTACAACGTGCGCACCGAAGGCGACCTCCTGCTGGTGCAGGCCGAGGCCAACCGATGA
- the gspK gene encoding type II secretion system minor pseudopilin GspK yields the protein MTATKKHESGAALLAAMLTVMLVATFAAAALWQQWRAAEVEGAERARVQAAWVLVGALDWSRLILSEDGRTGGPDNLAEPWAVPLEEARLTSFLAADKNVSSDSLEGLPDAFLSGRIVDAQSKLNVLSLVDNGKPVPASVATFTRLFNLLGLPASELSRMTTGLVAALATGTATDGSDSGDPSAAPLMPQQVSQLVWLGLSPSTAVALEPYVTILPVKTTLNLNTASAEAISASMESLNIASARQLVERRTRAFFKDIAAANAALPSGSAPFNAAQHGVGTQYFEVYGRLRLERTYVEERSLLQRNGVTVTTIWRTRGAGATDTTVKP from the coding sequence ATGACGGCAACAAAGAAGCACGAGTCCGGCGCCGCCCTGCTCGCCGCGATGCTGACCGTGATGCTCGTGGCCACCTTCGCCGCCGCGGCGCTGTGGCAGCAATGGCGTGCGGCCGAGGTCGAAGGTGCCGAGCGCGCGCGCGTGCAGGCCGCCTGGGTGCTGGTCGGAGCGCTCGACTGGTCGCGCCTGATCCTCAGCGAAGACGGCCGCACCGGCGGCCCCGACAACCTGGCAGAGCCCTGGGCCGTGCCGCTCGAGGAAGCGCGGCTCACGAGCTTCCTGGCGGCCGACAAGAACGTGTCGAGCGACAGCCTCGAAGGACTGCCCGATGCCTTCCTCTCGGGCCGCATCGTCGATGCGCAGTCCAAGCTCAACGTGCTGTCGCTGGTCGACAACGGCAAGCCAGTGCCCGCCAGCGTGGCTACCTTCACCCGGCTGTTCAACCTGCTGGGCCTGCCGGCGTCGGAACTCAGCCGGATGACCACGGGCCTGGTGGCCGCCCTTGCCACGGGCACCGCGACCGACGGTAGCGACAGCGGCGATCCCAGCGCCGCGCCGCTGATGCCGCAGCAGGTCTCTCAGCTGGTGTGGCTGGGCCTGTCGCCCTCGACCGCCGTCGCGCTCGAACCGTACGTGACGATCCTGCCGGTGAAGACCACGCTCAACCTCAACACCGCGAGCGCCGAAGCCATCAGCGCCAGCATGGAGTCGCTCAACATCGCCAGCGCGCGCCAGCTGGTGGAGCGCCGCACGCGCGCCTTCTTCAAGGACATTGCCGCCGCCAACGCCGCGCTGCCCAGCGGCAGCGCGCCCTTCAACGCGGCGCAGCACGGCGTGGGCACGCAGTACTTCGAGGTCTACGGCAGGCTGCGGCTGGAGCGCACCTACGTCGAGGAGCGCTCGCTTCTACAGCGCAACGGTGTCACGGTAACGACGATCTGGCGCACCCGCGGCGCCGGCGCAACGGACACTACGGTCAAACCCTGA
- the gspI gene encoding type II secretion system minor pseudopilin GspI, whose protein sequence is MSARRPAPSSRIGGFTLIEVLIALGIVALALAAGSQATMSLTRNAQRQSDLVLADLCAENELAKARLSRQMPAIGDSGSICLQAGVSFNVTTSTTSTLNPNFRRVDVQVRDEADAPILRISTIVGRY, encoded by the coding sequence ATGAGCGCGCGACGCCCTGCCCCGTCCTCCCGCATCGGCGGCTTCACGCTGATCGAAGTGCTGATCGCGCTCGGCATCGTCGCGCTGGCGCTGGCCGCGGGTTCGCAAGCCACCATGTCGCTCACGCGCAATGCGCAGCGCCAGTCCGACCTTGTGCTGGCCGACCTGTGCGCAGAGAACGAACTCGCCAAGGCCCGCCTGTCACGGCAGATGCCGGCAATCGGCGACTCGGGCTCCATCTGCCTGCAGGCCGGCGTCTCGTTCAACGTGACCACTTCGACCACGTCCACGCTGAACCCGAATTTCCGGCGCGTCGACGTGCAGGTGCGCGACGAAGCCGACGCGCCGATCCTGCGCATCTCCACCATCGTGGGGAGGTACTGA